The nucleotide sequence CTGCTGCGCATCGCGTTATGGGTGGCCGGACTGGTCTCCCTGTCGTTGTATCCCCTGATGCTGTTGTGGCCCTCAGGCTGGGCGTGGCATAGCGGGTATTCGGACTATCCGATGATGCTCGTCGGCGTGTACGCCACGCTTGGCGTATTCCTGATTCGCGCGGCGCGCCATCCCGCGCAGCACGCCAGCCTGATCTGGTTTGCCGTGTGGTCCAGCGTGGTCCACGGCGCGATCATGGCGGTGCAGTCGTTC is from Dyella terrae and encodes:
- a CDS encoding DUF6632 domain-containing protein, which produces MTEHQRMTLLRIALWVAGLVSLSLYPLMLLWPSGWAWHSGYSDYPMMLVGVYATLGVFLIRAARHPAQHASLIWFAVWSSVVHGAIMAVQSFMHEGRMGHLMGDVPALLIAAAVLAWLAPRRSAQV